The following coding sequences are from one Panthera leo isolate Ple1 chromosome E1, P.leo_Ple1_pat1.1, whole genome shotgun sequence window:
- the PHOSPHO1 gene encoding phosphoethanolamine/phosphocholine phosphatase isoform X1: MSGCFPVAGLRCLSRVCRSLAREAPTSPGPTASLGAHFLRTLAETPLADVFLPGNWSWMCQRLWPWPANQPLPGRLAPRPLSLAPSSSSSCSSPPCSQDGGMAAQGAPRFLLTFDFDETIVDENSDDSIVRAAPGQRLPESLRATYREGFYNEYMQRVFQYLGEQGVRPRDLRAIYEALPLSPGMSDLLQFVAKQGSCFEVILISDANTFGVESALRAAGHHGLFRRILSNPSGPDARGLLALRPFHTHSCARCPANMCKHKVLSDYLRERAHDGVHFERLFYVGDGANDFCPMGLLAGGDVAFPRRGYPMHRLIQEAQKAEPSAFRAGVVPWETATDVRLHLQQVLKTC; this comes from the exons ATGAGTGGGTGTTTTCCAGTTGCTGGCCTCCGATGCCTGTCTAGG GTATGTCGCAGCCTGGCTCGGGAAGCTCCTACCTCCCCAGGCCCCACTGCTTCTCTTGGTGCCCACTTCCTTCGGACTCTGGCAGAAACCCCACTCGCTGACGTGTTCCTCCCAGGGAATTG GTCTTGGATGTGCCAGCGCCTCTGGCCGTGGCCCGCTAACCAGCCTCTCCCCGGCCGGCTCGCGCCGCGCCCCCTCTCgcttgctccctcctcctcctcctcctgctcctctcccccctgCTCCCAGGACGGCGGGATGGCGGCGCAGGGCGCGCCGCGCTTCCTCCTGACCTTCGACTTCGACGAGACGATCGTGGACGAAAACAGCGACGACTCGATCGTGCGCGCCGCGCCGGGCCAGCGGCTGCCCGAGAGCCTGCGGGCCACCTACCGCGAGGGTTTCTACAACGAATACATGCAGCGCGTCTTCCAGTACCTGGGCGAGCAGGGCGTGCGGCCGCGGGACCTGCGCGCCATCTACGAGGCCCTGCCCCTGTCGCCCGGCATGAGCGACCTGCTGCAGTTTGTGGCCAAGCAGGGCTCCTGCTTCGAGGTCATTCTCATCTCGGATGCCAACACCTTCGGCGTGGAGAGCGCGCTGCGCGCCGCCGGCCACCACGGCCTGTTCCGCCGCATCCTCAGCAACCCGTCGGGGCCCGACGCGCGGGGGCTGCTGGCGCTGCGGCCCTTCCACACGCACAGCTGCGCGCGCTGCCCCGCCAACATGTGCAAGCACAAGGTGCTCAGCGACTACCTGCGCGAGCGGGCCCACGACGGCGTGCACTTCGAGCGCCTCTTCTACGTGGGCGACGGCGCCAACGACTTCTGCCCCATGGGGCTGCTGGCGGGCGGCGACGTGGCCTTCCCGCGCCGCGGCTACCCCATGCACCGCCTGATCCAAGAGGCGCAGAAGGCCGAGCCCAGCGCCTTCCGCGCCGGCGTGGTGCCCTGGGAGACGGCCACCGACGTGCGCCTCCACCTCCAACAGGTGCTGAAGACGTGCTGA
- the PHOSPHO1 gene encoding phosphoethanolamine/phosphocholine phosphatase isoform X4, which translates to MSGCFPVAGLRCLSRDGGMAAQGAPRFLLTFDFDETIVDENSDDSIVRAAPGQRLPESLRATYREGFYNEYMQRVFQYLGEQGVRPRDLRAIYEALPLSPGMSDLLQFVAKQGSCFEVILISDANTFGVESALRAAGHHGLFRRILSNPSGPDARGLLALRPFHTHSCARCPANMCKHKVLSDYLRERAHDGVHFERLFYVGDGANDFCPMGLLAGGDVAFPRRGYPMHRLIQEAQKAEPSAFRAGVVPWETATDVRLHLQQVLKTC; encoded by the exons ATGAGTGGGTGTTTTCCAGTTGCTGGCCTCCGATGCCTGTCTAGG GACGGCGGGATGGCGGCGCAGGGCGCGCCGCGCTTCCTCCTGACCTTCGACTTCGACGAGACGATCGTGGACGAAAACAGCGACGACTCGATCGTGCGCGCCGCGCCGGGCCAGCGGCTGCCCGAGAGCCTGCGGGCCACCTACCGCGAGGGTTTCTACAACGAATACATGCAGCGCGTCTTCCAGTACCTGGGCGAGCAGGGCGTGCGGCCGCGGGACCTGCGCGCCATCTACGAGGCCCTGCCCCTGTCGCCCGGCATGAGCGACCTGCTGCAGTTTGTGGCCAAGCAGGGCTCCTGCTTCGAGGTCATTCTCATCTCGGATGCCAACACCTTCGGCGTGGAGAGCGCGCTGCGCGCCGCCGGCCACCACGGCCTGTTCCGCCGCATCCTCAGCAACCCGTCGGGGCCCGACGCGCGGGGGCTGCTGGCGCTGCGGCCCTTCCACACGCACAGCTGCGCGCGCTGCCCCGCCAACATGTGCAAGCACAAGGTGCTCAGCGACTACCTGCGCGAGCGGGCCCACGACGGCGTGCACTTCGAGCGCCTCTTCTACGTGGGCGACGGCGCCAACGACTTCTGCCCCATGGGGCTGCTGGCGGGCGGCGACGTGGCCTTCCCGCGCCGCGGCTACCCCATGCACCGCCTGATCCAAGAGGCGCAGAAGGCCGAGCCCAGCGCCTTCCGCGCCGGCGTGGTGCCCTGGGAGACGGCCACCGACGTGCGCCTCCACCTCCAACAGGTGCTGAAGACGTGCTGA
- the PHOSPHO1 gene encoding phosphoethanolamine/phosphocholine phosphatase isoform X2, translating to MRVAETGAKDALLGSGGGWSSEARRPAQFAERSWMCQRLWPWPANQPLPGRLAPRPLSLAPSSSSSCSSPPCSQDGGMAAQGAPRFLLTFDFDETIVDENSDDSIVRAAPGQRLPESLRATYREGFYNEYMQRVFQYLGEQGVRPRDLRAIYEALPLSPGMSDLLQFVAKQGSCFEVILISDANTFGVESALRAAGHHGLFRRILSNPSGPDARGLLALRPFHTHSCARCPANMCKHKVLSDYLRERAHDGVHFERLFYVGDGANDFCPMGLLAGGDVAFPRRGYPMHRLIQEAQKAEPSAFRAGVVPWETATDVRLHLQQVLKTC from the exons ATGAGAGTAGCAGAGACAGGTGCCAAGGACGCCCTCCTGGGGTCCGGAGGAGGATGGTCTTCTGAGGCCAGACGCCCGGCACAGTTCGCAGAGAG GTCTTGGATGTGCCAGCGCCTCTGGCCGTGGCCCGCTAACCAGCCTCTCCCCGGCCGGCTCGCGCCGCGCCCCCTCTCgcttgctccctcctcctcctcctcctgctcctctcccccctgCTCCCAGGACGGCGGGATGGCGGCGCAGGGCGCGCCGCGCTTCCTCCTGACCTTCGACTTCGACGAGACGATCGTGGACGAAAACAGCGACGACTCGATCGTGCGCGCCGCGCCGGGCCAGCGGCTGCCCGAGAGCCTGCGGGCCACCTACCGCGAGGGTTTCTACAACGAATACATGCAGCGCGTCTTCCAGTACCTGGGCGAGCAGGGCGTGCGGCCGCGGGACCTGCGCGCCATCTACGAGGCCCTGCCCCTGTCGCCCGGCATGAGCGACCTGCTGCAGTTTGTGGCCAAGCAGGGCTCCTGCTTCGAGGTCATTCTCATCTCGGATGCCAACACCTTCGGCGTGGAGAGCGCGCTGCGCGCCGCCGGCCACCACGGCCTGTTCCGCCGCATCCTCAGCAACCCGTCGGGGCCCGACGCGCGGGGGCTGCTGGCGCTGCGGCCCTTCCACACGCACAGCTGCGCGCGCTGCCCCGCCAACATGTGCAAGCACAAGGTGCTCAGCGACTACCTGCGCGAGCGGGCCCACGACGGCGTGCACTTCGAGCGCCTCTTCTACGTGGGCGACGGCGCCAACGACTTCTGCCCCATGGGGCTGCTGGCGGGCGGCGACGTGGCCTTCCCGCGCCGCGGCTACCCCATGCACCGCCTGATCCAAGAGGCGCAGAAGGCCGAGCCCAGCGCCTTCCGCGCCGGCGTGGTGCCCTGGGAGACGGCCACCGACGTGCGCCTCCACCTCCAACAGGTGCTGAAGACGTGCTGA
- the PHOSPHO1 gene encoding phosphoethanolamine/phosphocholine phosphatase isoform X3, which translates to MCQRLWPWPANQPLPGRLAPRPLSLAPSSSSSCSSPPCSQDGGMAAQGAPRFLLTFDFDETIVDENSDDSIVRAAPGQRLPESLRATYREGFYNEYMQRVFQYLGEQGVRPRDLRAIYEALPLSPGMSDLLQFVAKQGSCFEVILISDANTFGVESALRAAGHHGLFRRILSNPSGPDARGLLALRPFHTHSCARCPANMCKHKVLSDYLRERAHDGVHFERLFYVGDGANDFCPMGLLAGGDVAFPRRGYPMHRLIQEAQKAEPSAFRAGVVPWETATDVRLHLQQVLKTC; encoded by the coding sequence ATGTGCCAGCGCCTCTGGCCGTGGCCCGCTAACCAGCCTCTCCCCGGCCGGCTCGCGCCGCGCCCCCTCTCgcttgctccctcctcctcctcctcctgctcctctcccccctgCTCCCAGGACGGCGGGATGGCGGCGCAGGGCGCGCCGCGCTTCCTCCTGACCTTCGACTTCGACGAGACGATCGTGGACGAAAACAGCGACGACTCGATCGTGCGCGCCGCGCCGGGCCAGCGGCTGCCCGAGAGCCTGCGGGCCACCTACCGCGAGGGTTTCTACAACGAATACATGCAGCGCGTCTTCCAGTACCTGGGCGAGCAGGGCGTGCGGCCGCGGGACCTGCGCGCCATCTACGAGGCCCTGCCCCTGTCGCCCGGCATGAGCGACCTGCTGCAGTTTGTGGCCAAGCAGGGCTCCTGCTTCGAGGTCATTCTCATCTCGGATGCCAACACCTTCGGCGTGGAGAGCGCGCTGCGCGCCGCCGGCCACCACGGCCTGTTCCGCCGCATCCTCAGCAACCCGTCGGGGCCCGACGCGCGGGGGCTGCTGGCGCTGCGGCCCTTCCACACGCACAGCTGCGCGCGCTGCCCCGCCAACATGTGCAAGCACAAGGTGCTCAGCGACTACCTGCGCGAGCGGGCCCACGACGGCGTGCACTTCGAGCGCCTCTTCTACGTGGGCGACGGCGCCAACGACTTCTGCCCCATGGGGCTGCTGGCGGGCGGCGACGTGGCCTTCCCGCGCCGCGGCTACCCCATGCACCGCCTGATCCAAGAGGCGCAGAAGGCCGAGCCCAGCGCCTTCCGCGCCGGCGTGGTGCCCTGGGAGACGGCCACCGACGTGCGCCTCCACCTCCAACAGGTGCTGAAGACGTGCTGA